The Pseudomonas cucumis sequence TCGTAGCTCGCCTTCTCTGCCGGGTTCAGCTTGTTGCGGTTCACCAGGCCACGGGTCGGCTGGTAAACGATGACCAGTTCCACGCCTTTGCTCTTGAACGCATCGTGCAGTTGTTTCATGCGTTTGTAGCCAGCGGGCGTAGTGTCGAACTCGGTGCGCAAGTCTTCTTGCGTACGGAACAACCAGTCGCCCTGGGCCTGCACCAGCGTGGTGAAGTTTTGCTGATAGCGGGTGGTGTAATTCTTCGGGTCGTTGGCTGCCGGGCAGAGATTGCAGCAATCATCGGCCTTGAATTTTGGTGCGCTTACGCTGGCGGCGTCATCGGCGCGAACACCGCCGCTGGCCGCGAGAATGCCCGCGGTCAGGGCCGACAGGCTGAGTAATTTGATCAAGTGTGGGTGCATAAAATTATCCTCAGTCCCGCATTTCGGTCTGGCGTTCGACAGGGTCGATCAGCACGGCTTTCTGCTGGCGCACCAGCAGGTCGAGAATTTCATCCTGGCGCTCGCCGAGAATCCCCGAGAAGCTGATGCCGATGGATTTGGTCGGTGCGAGCATCGACACGCGATACAACTCCACGCTCAGCGGCGAGTCGATGGACAGCGGTCCGCTGCCATTGGCGGCCAGTTCACCGCCTACCACGATCAGCGACACCTGGGCGTCGAACGGGTCGAGCTTGATGTCCCGGTCGGTGTCGCTCAGGTCTTTGATGTGCCCGTAGACACCGGTCAGGCCGTTGGCCATCGAAACGTTTTCGTACAGGCGAATGTTCACGCTGTTACGGATACGGATGCCGTGGCGTCGGTTGCTGATCACCTTGTTGCCCCACAACAGGTTGTCGGCACTCTCGTAGAGAGTGATGCCGTCGGTGTGGTTCTTGTAGATCTCGTTGTAGGCGATCAGGTTGTTCACACTGTTACGGTCGATCACCAGGCCCGACAACTTGTTGTCGTAGCTGCGGTTGTTGAAGATGAAGCTGTCGTTGACCTCACGGGAAATAATGATCCCGTGCTTCTTCTTGGTTCCGAACACCGTGTTGTCGGCGATGATCAGACCGTGGGAACGGTCATGGGGGTCGATGCCGTAGACGATGTTGTCTTTGTAGGTGTTGCCCTTGACCACGAAGTCGCGGGTTTCGTAGCAGTAGAAGCCGTACCACATGTCCGCGAACTCGGAGCCGACGATCCAGCCGGTCGGTTCAGGGCGCTTGAGCACCTTGGCCATGTTCGGCGTGTATTGGGAAATACTCACCCCGTAGGACTTACTGTTGGCGTAACCGAAACTGGCAATCTTGCTGTTGGCAATGTAGGTCTCGGTGCCACCCCAGGACAGCAGGAACGGACGGAACTCCTTGGGCGACTTGAAGGCCGCCGGGCCGTTTGCCTTCTCGCTCCAGCCAGTGATTTTGGTATCACGCACGAACAGCTGGCCGTCGTTGACCAGGAACGAACCGGCCTCTTGGGACAGGCGCAATTCCTGGGTCTGCTTGTCGATTTCCAGAATGCCCTTGTTACCCACCACGATCGGCAACTTCGCCAGGAACACTCCCGGCGAGGTTTCGCTGAAGTACTGCTTGGGCAGCTTCTTCGCCAGGTCCTTGAGGTTCATGTAGCCGTCGTCGACGAAGATCGCCTGCGGGATGCCATGCTGACGCACCACCCACTCGGCCATCTTGTTGTCGCCGCCGATGAAGTCCTTCAGGGCGTTTTCCTGCATCATCCGGCGCACGCTGATCTTGCCGGGTTTGGTACGCACGATTTTCGCGGCGATGGCTTCGGCGGTGTAGCCAGAGGTGTCCGGCAGTTTCGGCTCGGCCAGGTCCAGCGGCGCGGTTGGCGCGCTGCTGACGGTGTAGGTCTTGGCCTGTTGCAGCCCCTTGGCCATGGTCGTCGGTTTTCCCGCTTGCACAGGCTTGGCCGGTTCGACGGTGGCGAAGGCGGCTGCGCTGGCGAGCAGCAGCGCGCCGGCCAGCAGGCTGATCGAGCCTTTCTTGGCGCTGTTCATGTCGGGCACTCCCTTCGCGGTTTGCATCAGAAGCGCCAGACCACGTCGACAAACGCGCGGTGCATGTACGAGTCGACTCCTTTGCCATACGCATCGCCTGGCTTGAACACACCGCCACGGAACCGTACCAGTGCCGAAGGCTCATCGATCGACTGACTCAACGACGCAGGCAGCAGGCCTTGCTTGAAGTACTTGGTGACCACCAGGTCCATTTCCTGACCGAGGTCTTTGTTGCCATCTTCCAGCGGCAGGGAGGTGCTGGAGAGGATCGCGCCGGTCACGTCGTCGGTGTTGTTTTCGACGGCGTTGATGCCATTGCTGCCCACCGGCTTGTTGCCGTCGACGCGCCAGAACTTGTGGTAGATCAGGCTGGCGTCGTATTCGTCGTTCAGCATCCACGAGCCGAACAAGGTAGCGGTCTGCATGTTGTTCATTTCGCCACGGAAGGCTTCGCCGAAACGGTGAACCCGCGAGCGTGTGCCGGTGTAGTTCGAGCGATTGCTTTCCAGGCCGGTCTGTTCGTACTCGGCGCTGGCACGGGCATACGCCGCACCGACTTGCCACTGCGGATCAAGGCGTAAACGCAGGCCGATATCGGTGGCCCAGCCATTGAGGTCTTCACCGCGTTTGGCTTCGGTCGGACGCGTGCCATCGGCGTTCAGCGGGTTGACCGTGTCGGTGTCGCCGCTCATGCCGGTGATGCTGCCCCAGTAGTTGACGGTGTTGGTGTTGCGCCAGTTGTAGGCGTCGCTGTCGGCGGTGAGGCCGAGCCAGCTGATGTCACCGTTCTGTTTTTTATCCAGCGAATCGCCGGCCACGCCCGGCTCCGGGTAGTCGAGCTTGCCGTCATCGTGGGTGTGATGACCGCGAATGCCGACCCAGTTACCCGGCGACCATTGGCCGGCAACGTCGCCGAAAACGTGCAGGCGATCCTTGTCCTTGGGCGCCAGTTCTTTCAGGTCGGTGCGGTATTCGCTGAAGCGTTCGGCGACACCGGCGTTGGCGCGCAACAGGGTGGTGTCGAAGGTCCAGTTCAGGGCTTCGATGTTGGTGTCGCGCCATTGGCCGTCGTCGTTGCGCAGGCGTTGGCGACCGAGCTTGAGGATCTCGCCAGGGTAGGGCGTGAGGCCGCTGTAGCCGACCCAGAACTCGCGCATCGCCAGGTAGTTCTTCTTGGTTTTGCGATCACCGTTGTCGGTGGTCTGGGTACCGTCGCTGTCGGACTGTTGCAGGGTGTCCGTTTCGATGATGTCGGTGGACGTCACGGCCTGGCCCATGGCGTAAGCGCTCCACGCGCCGCTTTCGCCATATACCCATGGACGCAGGTCCAGGCCGACACCGGAAACGTCGCCGCCACTGGCAGTGCCCAGGTCTCGGTCGTCTTCGGACTGGCCGGTAACTTTGACTTCGAGGCCGAAGTTCTTGTCTTCGGTCAGGGCCGCCAGGGTCGGGCACGACCACAGCAGGGCGAATGTCAGGCCAATACCGGCCTTCACGAATGGATTGAGCTTCATAGGGATTCCTCGCCGTCTTCTTCTTGCAGAGCGTGCAGTTCCAGCGTGTCCGGACTCACGGCACTACGAATGGCCTGTTCTTGTTTCAACAGGCGTTGGGCCTCGGCCAGCCGGTCAGGCGGCAGTTGCGCTTCGATGGTTTGCGCAAGCTCATTGGCTTGTGGGGTGTTCTGAGCCTTCGCCAATTGGCTGAAGACATAAGCGTTGACCGGGTCGGGCCGGGTGCCCTTGCCTTGGGAGAACAGTTGGGCAATGGCGAAGTCGGCGCTGTTCTGGCCATTGCGCGCAGCGGTCAGCAGGTGATCCAGGGCTTTCTGCGGATAGACCTTGCCCAGGTAACCACGACGGTAAATCTGGCCGAGGTAGTAATCGGCGGCGACTTCCCGGCCGACGGCTTTCTTGAAGTGCTCTTCGGCGACCTTGGCGTCGGCCGGCACCATTTTTCCTTCAAAGTAGAGCTTGCCCAGCAGCAGTTCGGCACGCGGCTGGTCGGCGGCGCGGCCGTTGTCCAGGTACTTCATCATGGTGTCGACGTCGCCCAGTTCAGGGAAGTCGTAGAGCAGTTGCGCCAGGCTGACCCAGGACGCCGGGTAGCCAGGGGCGATGCCTTCGAGCAGCGACTGAGCGGTTTTCTCATCGGTCTTGCCCAGGCTTGCATCACCCAGCACGCGGGCCACGCTGTCCACCCGTTGCGCAGAGACGACGCCACGGCTTTGAGCGGCCTGCATCTGCTTGATCAGTTCGGCCTGTTGTTCTGGCTGGCCGTGTTTCTGATAGACCGTGGCCAGTTCGACGTAGCAGATGTCGGTGGTGTTCAACGCCGCTTTGCAGATCTTTTCCACATCATCCAGATGCTGGTCGTAAGTGCCCTGGGTGCGATAGAGCAGTACTTGCGCCAGACCGGCTTCCGGTTTGCCTTCGGTGCGCCATTGGCTGATCTGCTGCTGTGCGTTGACGTTCGGGAAACTGTGCGGGTATTGCAGGTACAGCATCGCCAGCGGGATCAGGGTGTTGCCTTCGCCATTGGCCGAGGCTTTCTTCAACAGCGCTTCGGCTTCGTGGTGTTCGGCTTCGGTGGCGCCGGGTTTGGCCACCAGCAGGCGACCCAGGCGAGCCTGAGCCCGCGGCGAGACGCTGGCCGCGGCGCGGTAAGTCGCCTCGGCCTTTTTGATTTGCGCCGGGTCACGGCTGTCGACCTGCAGATCGGCCAGGCCGACCTGAGCTTCGCTGTAACCCAGGTCTGCCAGTTGCTGGTAGTTCTGCGCCGCCAGCGTGGTGTCGCCACGCTTGAGGGCTTCATTGGCCAGACGCTGGTCGGGCAGGCCGGCGCAACCGGCCAGGCTGATGGCCAAGGCCAGCGAGCACAGCACATAACCACTGTGGGAGCGGTGGTGCGGCATTCCGACTTGCCCGCGATTCAGGCAACTCGGTGCTTCAGAAAGACCGCGTTGATCCAATCGCGGGCAAGCCCGCTCCCACAGGATTCGCGGTGTTTTCAGGAGACTGATGATCGTCACGGGCATGTCCTCTGTTTAAAGACCGGCGGCCATGGCTTTGTTGATCAGCCAGTTCAGGTTCGGGCCACGAGTGCTGTTCACTTCCACCGGGCGACCGGCGAAGGCGCTGTCCAGTGGCTCGTCAGGTTTGATCTGCACGCGGATATCGGACGACAGGTCGGCGCTTTTCAGGCTGGTGCTGCTGACAATCTTGCCGGTACGGGTTTGGTCTTCACCGGCGATCTGGAAGCTGACCGTGGTGCCTGGACGCACATCGCTGAACTGGCGATAAGAGAAGCGTGCTTCAACGTTGGCTTCGGTATTGCGCGGCACCAGTTGGAAGATCACGTCGCCTTTGCTGGCGTACTGACCGTTAGCCACCAATTGCTGAGCCACGGTGCAATCGCACGGCGACGTCAGGGTGCCGGTCATTTGCTTGCCGAACAGTTCTTCAACCTTGGACGGTTGCAGTTGACCTTCGTCCAGATGGCCCTTGAGCACGTCGAGCATGCTGGTGCTGAAAGTCGCCAGTGGGGCGCCTTTGGCGGCAACGCCGTCAGCCTTGATCAGGCTCTGCACGGTGCCGTCGCGCGGCATGGTGATGTTCATGCCCTGCACGCTGACCAGACCGGCCTGGGCGTGGCTGACGAAGTACATGCCATACACCGATTTGAAGATGAAACCGAACGCCACCAGGCCGATCACGAAAATACCGGCGCTGAAGGTCACCGCTTTCAGACGGCCGAGCGGGGTCATGCCGTGACCGCCATCCTTGACCTTGCGCGCCTTGGTGAAGTTGTCGCGCTGCAGGGTCGCCAGCATTTCACCGACACTGACGATGTCGCCGGCCAAGTGCGAAGTGATCAGGTGGCGCAGGGTGGAAATGTCACGGGGTTCCAGGTTCTGGAACTGGCAACCGATACGACCGGTCTGGCGATCGACGGAGCGGATTTGCAATTCCACGTCCATGGCAAGGCCGAGGTTATCGATGACGAATTGCAGGCGGGCCTTGTGCACATCGCCGACCTTCAACGGCAGCTGACCGGCGTTGAACGCCAGGCCGCCAGCGGAAAGGTCGATGACCCGGGCTTCAACCGGAGTCCGGTCTGGACCGAAGAAACGCAGCTTGGCCGGGATTTTCACGCGAGCGTGTTGGCGCTGGGCTTCGGATTCGTGCACTACGTTGGAGTTGACGGCGGTATTCATATGGGCGATTTCCTAGTTAATTCAGGCGAGTTCGGTCAGACCATCATCAGCAGCACGGCGACAAAAATGCTGCCGGCGGAGAAGGTCATGGTCCGAGACGACCAAGTGTTGAACCAACGTTGAAAGCTGGCGAGATCACGGGTCAGAGAAGTTGGCTGGCGAGTCCAGGACTGTTGATCGAGGCGGAAGAACACGTAGATTTTCACCAGCGCGCCGACGATCTGGTTGTAATAGAGAATCGCCGGGTAAGCCGGGCCGATCCGGTGACCGGAGCAGGACAGCAGCACGGTCAGGATCAGGCGGGTGATGCCGATCCACAGCAGGTAAACCAGGATGAACGCGCTGCCATACTTGAAGGTGGCGAGGATTGCCACGGTCAGGCCCAGCAAGGATGTCCACATCGATACACGCTGATCGAACAGCACCACCGAAGTGAACAGGCCGAGACGTTTCATCCCCAAACCCAGGGCGCGAGAGTTCTGCCGCAGGTTGTTGCCGTACCAGCGGAACATCAGTTTGCGGCTGGCCTTGATGAAGCTCTTCTCGGGCGGGTGCTCCACGGTATGGATCGCGGCATCCGGCACGTAGAAAGTGTCATAGCCCAGGCGCATCAGGCTGAACCAGCTCGACTTGTCGTCACCGGTGAGGAACTTGAAGCGGCCCAGGCGCCAGTGTTGCAGCGAGTCGCTTTCCACATCGGCGATGAAGTCCGGGTTGGTGACCACGGTGGCGCGGAATACCGACATCCGGCCGGTCATGGTCAACACGCGCTTGGACAGGGCCATGGAGCACATGTTGATGTGGCGCTGGGCGAATCGCAGTTTGTGCCATTCGCTCATGATGTAGCCGCCGCGCACTTCACAGAACTCGTTGGTGGTCAGGCCGCCGACATTGCCGAACAGCTGGAACCACGGCACGGTCTTGAGCACAACGCCTTCGGCCAATACGGTGTCGCCATCGATCACGGCAACCACGGCGCGGTCGTCCGGCAGGTGGCGTGAGATGGCGCGGAAACCGTAGGCCAGGCCATCGCGTTTGCCGGTGCCGGGAATGCGCACGAAGTCGAGCTTGACCCGTGGCGGTGGGTTCATGCGTTTCCAGAGGCTCTTGACCAGCAGCTCATCGGACATTTCCACGATGGAGCAGACCACGGTGGTCGGCAGTTCGCAGTCGATGGCCTCGCGGATTACCGAGCTGTAGACCTGAGCGGTGGTCAGCGCGTCGATACGAAAGCTCGTGACCATCAGAAATACATGGGACGGGTCTGCCGCTTTGCCCAGCTTGCGCACTTTGCGCCGCAGGTGCGGGTAGACCACGTACAGAAACAGCATGCCGCGCAGAAAGTGCGTGGCACCCATCGAGTAGCGCCAGATACCGACGATACCGATCAGGAAGATGAAGTCCTTCGACTCGGAGTCGAACGTGGACGCAGGCAGCGCCATGGCGATGCCCATCAGTAAACTTAGGTAAAACAGCCAACCGGCGGCCTGAAGTAGGCCGTGCTTTAGCCTGTGCATAATCTGCATCCGTCTCGATCTCGGGCGAGCCTGTGGGGTGGCCCGATGGGGTTAAGGCAGGCCTGTGAAAACTGGCGACACCCGCTCTGGATGACGCCAGAAATCCCGGTAGGAGCTGCCGCAGGCTGCGATCTTTTTGGGTTCACTCAGGACTCAAGTGCCTCGGGAAAGATCGCAGCCTCGTTTCACTCGACAGCTCCTACAGGTGTGTTACCAGCAGATGCCTTCAGTCCGGCCACTTACGCTGGTGGCTTTGGACATGAAGCCAACCAGGTCGACCACTTGCTTGCCGTGTGGAGCTTCCAGCGCCAGAGCGCGGAATTTCTCGTCACGGTTGCCGAGGATGATCACGTCGGAGTTTGCGATCACATCGTCGAAGTCGGAATTGAGCAAGGACGAGACGTGAGGGATCTTCGACTCGATGTAATCCTTGTTCGCACCGTGGACACGGGCGTACTCGACGTTGCTGTCGTAGATGCTCAGGTCGTAACCCTTGCCGATCAGCATTTCCGCCAGATCAACCAGTGGGCTTTCGCGCAGGTCGTCGGTACCGGCCTTGAAGCTCAGACCCAGCAGGGCGACTTTGCGTTTGTCGTGGCTGGAGACGATGTCGAACGCGTTCTGCACCTGGGACTCGTTACTGCGCATCAGCGAGTTGAGCAGCGGTGCTTCCACGTCCAGGGAACCGGCGCGGTAGGTCAGGGCGCGGACGTCTTTTGGCAGGCAAGAGCCGCCGAAAGCAAAGCCTGGGCGCATGTAGTACTGGGACAGGTTCAGAGTCTTGTCCTGGCAGACCACTTCCATCACTTCACGACCGTCGACACCGACGGCTTTGGCGATGTTGCCGATCTCGTTGGCGAAGGTCACCTTGGTGGCGTGCCACACGTTGCAGGTGTACTTGATCATCTCGGCAACGGCGATGTCCTTGCGGATGATCGGCGCGTCGAGCTCTTCGTACAGCGACTGCAGAACGTCGCCCGAGGCCTTGTCGAACTCGCCGATAACGGTCATTGGCGGCAGGTCGTAATCGGCGATCGCGGTGCTTTCACGCAGGAACTCAGGGTTCACTGCAACGCCGAAATCGACACCGGCTTTCTTGCCGGAGCAGTCTTCGAGGATCGGGATGACAACGTTTGCGACAGTGCCCGGCAGGACGGTGCTGCGAACCACGATGGTGTGGCGGGTGGTCTTGTCACGCAGGACGAAACCGATCTCGCGGCACACGGCTTCGATGTAGTTCAGTTCCAGATCGCCGTTCTTCTTGCTCGGCGTACCGACGCAGATCATCGACAGGTCGGTGTCGCGAATCGCCTCTGCGAAGTTGGTCGTGCCGCGCAATTTGCCCGTTTCGATACCCTTCTTCAGAAGTTCGCCCAGACCCGGTTCAACGATCGGCGATTTGCCAGCGTTGATCATATCGATTTTGTCTTTGGCAACATCGACGCCAACGACGTCATGGCCCCGTGCAGACAGGCAACCGGCACATACTGCGCCGACGTAACCCAAACCAAATATGCTGATGCGCATCGCAATTACCTCTGTATTTATCAAGCCATTACATGGCCGGAGTTAATGGTGTTCAGCGGTCATAGTGCACTCGAAAGTGCGACTTAAAGGCGCCACAATGCCGTGTGCAGGCATACTAAGTTCCGAGTGTCTAAATAAGTGCACTCAAGATGTGCGCAACCAGGCCTTATTGTTATGACGTGCCCTGTTATGCAGCCGATCCTCTTTTAAGAGGACTCCGTGCAAAGGTCTTGCGCGCTCAATGCCAGGCCCGAAAGCCCGTAAATCAAGCGGTTGGGTGCTCAGGTGAGCACGTTTATAGGGGCGCAGCCGTGGCCTTGTAGGGGATACTAATGGTGCGTTATCTCCTGTCCTTCATGTGTTGCCCAAATAAGGGATCAGTAAGCCCAAGTATGTGTGACAACTTCGCTACATGGATCTCTTGTCTGTGTAAGTTATCTCGCACAATCACGGAGAGAATCGTTACCGGTGGTATGAGCGGCGCATTTGGACATAGTTCCTGTCCGCCCATCGCGAATTCTGAAATTTCTTGAAATAGTGAAAAAGATGGCACTGCTTTCATATTGATAGCACTTGCCGTTTGGCCCTTTATATAGGGGGTGATTATTGCCTTGGGTACTTTTTTGCCACTACGGATAAAAATTTTGAGTGCCACTACTGAAAAAACTGCTAGCTGTCGAGTGAAACAAAAGTTAGAAAATGAAGTGCTGGTTTTTTGGCGTCAATATGGCGGCGAAAAGGCGGGGTATTGTTCGACGATCAAGGGGGCGCACGACGAAGTTATTGATGTCGTGCGCTGAATAAGTGCAGGTCTATTTACTCTGGTGCGTGATCGCGCAGAAACACCAGATTGTCCGGTTTAGACTGTTCGGCGCTGTAGCGATAACCCTGGACGTCGAACTGCTTGAGGGCGACCGGATCATTGATGCGTTCTTCGATGACGAAGCGACTCATCATTCCGCGAGCCTTTTTCGCGTAGAAACTGATGATTTTGTACTGGCCGTTCTTCAGATCCTTGAACTCGGTATTGATGATGCGCGCGTTCAAGGCACTGCGTTTGACCGCCGAGAAGTACTCGTTGGAGGCCAGGTTCAGCAGCACGTCATCGCCTTGATCGGCCAAGGCTTCGTTCAGCCATTCGCTGATCCGCGTCCCCCAGAAGGCGTACAAGTCCTTGCCACGGGCATTGGCCAGTTTGGTGCCCATCTCCAGCCGATAGGGCTGCATCAGGTCCAGAGGGCGCAGCAGGCCGTACAGGCCGGAGAGCATGCGCAAGTGTTGTTGGGCGTAATCGAAGTCGGCTTCGCTGAAGGTTTGTGCATTCAGGCCGGTGTACACATCGCCCTTGAATGCCAGCAAGGCCTGCTTGGCGTTGGCCGGGGTGAAGGCCGGGGTCCAGCTGCCGAAACGCGCGGCATTGAGGCCGCCGATTTTGTCGGAGACGTGCATCAGCTCGCTGATCTGCGCCGGCGTCAGATCGCGCAGTTGCAGGATCAGCTCCTGGGAATGATCGAGGTATTGCGGCTGAGTGAAGCGTTGGGTCGCCGGCGGTGTTTCGTAATCGAGGGTCTTGGCGGGGGAAATCACCATCAGCATGAAGTCGTCTCCTTTAATCGTGGCGCCGATTCTAGGGGGTTGTCTGTGTTGACTCCAGCTATCAAGTCCATAGGTGATCGGTGGTGGGTACACCCTGATCATTCCCACGCTCTGCGTGGGAATGCCTCAATGGACGCTCCGCGTCCGCTTCGGCAGGGACGCGGAGCGTCCCGGGCTGCATTCCCACGCAGAGCGTGGGAACGATCATGGGGCCGGCGATCAGCTATAGTGCCGCGCGGGTTTTGTTATGGAGACATCCCATTGCGTATCGTTTTTCTATTCTCGGCCTTGCTCTTGAGCTTTGGCGCCATGGCGGCGCCGGGCGATGTGGCGACGCTTGATCGCAGCACCTGGCCTGAGCAGCTCAGCAGCCCGACGCTGTTTGACGTCGCATCGCGGGCCGAAATCCTTATGTTTGCCCGCGTTCTGCTGGCCAGCGAATCGCTGGATGAAGCGAGCCTGGCTCAACGCCTGGGCCTGCGCACCCTCAATCTGGAGTCGGTCAACCAGCTGCGCCAGCGCATGTGGCAGCGTTTGCTGACTAATTACAACTTCGCCCAGCAGAGTTGTGATCAGGATGCCTCCTTCTGTTTTCTGGTCGAGGACATGGCCACCTTGCGAGAGCAAGCGGCCAAGTTTCAGGTGAGCGACGACAGCTATTACATCAAGTGGGCCGAGCCGAGCCGGTTGTTCCACGCCCAGTACCTGGATGAGCAGTTGCGCAAGGCGGCGCTGTTTCCGCAGACGAGCAGCGAAGTCGATCGTTTTGGCGACTATGAGCGCAATGGCGATGCCATGAATGACCGGCTGTTCCTGCTGACCTTCGACAGCGCCGCCAATGCCACGCCAGATAACACCGCCTGGGTCACCGAGTACCTGCGCAAGTCGAACATGAGCGCTACGTTCTTCGTCCTCGGCAAGGACATTCAGGCCCGTCTGGCCGAGCGCTCGGTAGCGAGCCTGCAAGGGACTTATTCGCAGCAATGCGTTGGCGTGCAAGGCTGGGAATTTCGCTCCCACAGCCACTGGCAGGACTGGCAGGACTCGGTGCGACGCAGCGTCGAGCTGGTCAAAGGCAAACTGCCGGAGAATTACGTGCCGCTGTTTCGCCCGCCCGATGGTCAACGTCGATCCGATGGCGAGGGCTTCTTCAAGTCTCAGGGCTTGCAGGTGGCATTGTGGGATATCGATGCCCAGGACGGTGCCGGCAAGCTCAAGGGCAGCCAGAGCGCGCAACGGGTGTTAACCCTGATGCTGCTGTGGCGGCATGGGGTGATCAATTTCAATGTGAAGCAGGATGCGCTGAAAACGGCGATGCCTTGGCTCATTACGCAAACGGCGCCAAGCGGGATCGGTTGGGCAGACTGTCAGGACGCGTTTCGCTGAAAACGGCAAAAGGCCGTAAACATTGGGTGAAGGGCGATTTCTGGAGAGAAATCGGTGCAGGCGGACTTCCGACTTTAACGGCACATTGCCTGCACGCCAAGGGCTATTCGTCACTCTGAAAAATAAACTTCAAAAAAACGTCAAAGTGCTTTTTTCTGTCACATGTTTTGGAGTATTACGAAGACAGACCGCCGAAACCTGCAACACAGGTGGCGTCTCCCAAGACCCAGTTTGTGTGCAGTTCACTTGACTCCTCGCAGGTGAATTCGGTGGCCACTTCGAGGCGCAGCACTGTCATGGTACTGCGTCGACTGGCTCCCACAAAGGTGACCGAGTATGGATGATCACGGACGTAGCTCTTCTTCCAACCAGCCAATCCTTTATGTACTCGATACCAACGTATTGATTCACGATCCAAACGCCCTGCTTAATTTCGAAGAACACCACGTCGCCATCCCGATGACCGTGCTTGAAGAGCTGGATAAGCTCAAGAGCGGGCATCACAGCGTTGCCGCGGAATGCCGCCAGGCGATTCGCCTGATCGACAAGACTTTGGGCGATGCCAGCCCCGAAGACGTCGAACTCGGCGTACCGATCCAGCGCGGCAAGAGTGGGCCCAAGGGTTTGCTGTCAATTCTGATGAGCAAGCGCGCTGAGCCAAACATCATTCTGCCCGAGCATCTGAACGACAACATCATCATCAACCAGTTGATCGACCTGCGCGCGCGCGATGCAAAGCTGCCCGTGGTGCTGGTCACAAAAGATATCAACATGCGCCTCAAGGCCCGGGCTTGCGGGATTGCGGCCGAGGACTACAGCACCGACCAACTGGTCGACGACGTTTCGTTGCTGCCCAACGGTTATCACAACATGACCGGTTCGTTCTGGGATCGGGTGAGCAAAGTCGAAACCCGGCAGGATCACGGCCGCACCTGGCACCAGGTGCAGCTGATCGACAACCTGCCCGCGGTACACGTCAACGAGTTCATCATCGACGAACAGGGCTTTGTCGGCTGGATCAAGGAAATCCAGGTCGACAAGTTGCTGATCCTCGATCTGCATCAGGAGCCTCTGTTGCACCAGGAAGCCTGGGGCCTGAAACCGCGTGACATCTATCAAAGCCTGGCGCTGTACGCCTTGCTTGATCCAGACATTCACCTGGTCAACCTGTCCGGCGCGGCCGGTTCCGGTAAAACCATCCTGGCCCTGGCGGCGGCCATCGAGCAGACCATGGTCAGCAAACGCTACCGGCGTATCATCGCCACCCGCAGCGTGCAGGGGCTGGACCAGGAAATCGGCTTCCTGCCCGGCACCGAAGCGGAAAAAATGGAGCCTTGGCTCGGCGCCATCACCGACAACCTCGAAGCGCTGCACATGGACGATGAAAGCACCCATGGCAGCGTCGACTACATCCTCAGCAAAGTGCCGTTGCAGTTCAAATCCCTCAACTACATTCGAGGCCGCAGCTTCCAGCAGAGTCTGATCCTGATCGATGAATGCCAGAACCTCACGCCGCACCAGATGAAAACCATCATCACCCGTGCCGGTGCCGGTTCCAAAGTGGTGTGCCTGGGTAACCTGGCGCAGATCGATACCCCTTACCTGTCCGCGACCAGCTCCGGGCTGACGTACTTGACCGAGCGCTTCAAGGACTTCCCCAACGGGGTGCATATCACCCTGCAAGGGGTGCCACGCTCGATTCTGGCC is a genomic window containing:
- the algG gene encoding mannuronan 5-epimerase AlgG, which encodes MNSAKKGSISLLAGALLLASAAAFATVEPAKPVQAGKPTTMAKGLQQAKTYTVSSAPTAPLDLAEPKLPDTSGYTAEAIAAKIVRTKPGKISVRRMMQENALKDFIGGDNKMAEWVVRQHGIPQAIFVDDGYMNLKDLAKKLPKQYFSETSPGVFLAKLPIVVGNKGILEIDKQTQELRLSQEAGSFLVNDGQLFVRDTKITGWSEKANGPAAFKSPKEFRPFLLSWGGTETYIANSKIASFGYANSKSYGVSISQYTPNMAKVLKRPEPTGWIVGSEFADMWYGFYCYETRDFVVKGNTYKDNIVYGIDPHDRSHGLIIADNTVFGTKKKHGIIISREVNDSFIFNNRSYDNKLSGLVIDRNSVNNLIAYNEIYKNHTDGITLYESADNLLWGNKVISNRRHGIRIRNSVNIRLYENVSMANGLTGVYGHIKDLSDTDRDIKLDPFDAQVSLIVVGGELAANGSGPLSIDSPLSVELYRVSMLAPTKSIGISFSGILGERQDEILDLLVRQQKAVLIDPVERQTEMRD
- a CDS encoding alginate export family protein — translated: MKLNPFVKAGIGLTFALLWSCPTLAALTEDKNFGLEVKVTGQSEDDRDLGTASGGDVSGVGLDLRPWVYGESGAWSAYAMGQAVTSTDIIETDTLQQSDSDGTQTTDNGDRKTKKNYLAMREFWVGYSGLTPYPGEILKLGRQRLRNDDGQWRDTNIEALNWTFDTTLLRANAGVAERFSEYRTDLKELAPKDKDRLHVFGDVAGQWSPGNWVGIRGHHTHDDGKLDYPEPGVAGDSLDKKQNGDISWLGLTADSDAYNWRNTNTVNYWGSITGMSGDTDTVNPLNADGTRPTEAKRGEDLNGWATDIGLRLRLDPQWQVGAAYARASAEYEQTGLESNRSNYTGTRSRVHRFGEAFRGEMNNMQTATLFGSWMLNDEYDASLIYHKFWRVDGNKPVGSNGINAVENNTDDVTGAILSSTSLPLEDGNKDLGQEMDLVVTKYFKQGLLPASLSQSIDEPSALVRFRGGVFKPGDAYGKGVDSYMHRAFVDVVWRF
- the algK gene encoding alginate biosynthesis TPR repeat lipoprotein AlgK, producing MPHHRSHSGYVLCSLALAISLAGCAGLPDQRLANEALKRGDTTLAAQNYQQLADLGYSEAQVGLADLQVDSRDPAQIKKAEATYRAAASVSPRAQARLGRLLVAKPGATEAEHHEAEALLKKASANGEGNTLIPLAMLYLQYPHSFPNVNAQQQISQWRTEGKPEAGLAQVLLYRTQGTYDQHLDDVEKICKAALNTTDICYVELATVYQKHGQPEQQAELIKQMQAAQSRGVVSAQRVDSVARVLGDASLGKTDEKTAQSLLEGIAPGYPASWVSLAQLLYDFPELGDVDTMMKYLDNGRAADQPRAELLLGKLYFEGKMVPADAKVAEEHFKKAVGREVAADYYLGQIYRRGYLGKVYPQKALDHLLTAARNGQNSADFAIAQLFSQGKGTRPDPVNAYVFSQLAKAQNTPQANELAQTIEAQLPPDRLAEAQRLLKQEQAIRSAVSPDTLELHALQEEDGEESL
- a CDS encoding alginate biosynthesis protein Alg44, producing the protein MNTAVNSNVVHESEAQRQHARVKIPAKLRFFGPDRTPVEARVIDLSAGGLAFNAGQLPLKVGDVHKARLQFVIDNLGLAMDVELQIRSVDRQTGRIGCQFQNLEPRDISTLRHLITSHLAGDIVSVGEMLATLQRDNFTKARKVKDGGHGMTPLGRLKAVTFSAGIFVIGLVAFGFIFKSVYGMYFVSHAQAGLVSVQGMNITMPRDGTVQSLIKADGVAAKGAPLATFSTSMLDVLKGHLDEGQLQPSKVEELFGKQMTGTLTSPCDCTVAQQLVANGQYASKGDVIFQLVPRNTEANVEARFSYRQFSDVRPGTTVSFQIAGEDQTRTGKIVSSTSLKSADLSSDIRVQIKPDEPLDSAFAGRPVEVNSTRGPNLNWLINKAMAAGL